The following proteins come from a genomic window of Methanobacterium bryantii:
- a CDS encoding transglutaminase domain-containing protein, with protein sequence VAVTTSISGNVLTITPKSSLTKGTTYVLYVHSKSITDLSGNKYVYSGSKTFKTVSATVSASSTTSSALQQYLVATSNCQVTNSAIKAKAAAITKGKTTTYAKAVAIYNWVRNNLGYSFYYNTKYGATGTLSKMTGNCCDTAHLLVALERAAGIPARYEHVYAKFSSGSWYGHVIAQVYVNGKWYNADGTSYSNSFGVIKNWNTATAKVYGTYASLPF encoded by the coding sequence GTAGCAGTTACAACAAGCATAAGCGGTAATGTACTAACAATAACACCCAAAAGCAGCCTAACTAAAGGAACAACATACGTATTATACGTACATTCAAAAAGCATCACAGACTTATCAGGAAACAAATACGTATACTCAGGAAGCAAAACCTTCAAAACTGTTTCTGCAACAGTATCAGCGTCCAGCACAACAAGTTCTGCACTGCAGCAATACCTGGTGGCCACATCAAACTGCCAGGTAACTAACTCAGCAATTAAAGCAAAAGCTGCAGCGATAACAAAGGGTAAAACTACAACATATGCTAAAGCAGTGGCAATTTATAACTGGGTAAGGAACAACTTAGGTTATTCATTTTATTACAACACCAAATATGGAGCTACAGGTACTCTTTCTAAAATGACAGGGAATTGTTGCGATACAGCCCACCTGTTAGTTGCTCTTGAGAGAGCTGCAGGAATTCCTGCGCGATACGAGCATGTTTATGCTAAATTCTCAAGCGGTAGCTGGTACGGGCACGTTATTGCCCAAGTATACGTGAACGGTAAATGGTACAACGCAGATGGAACCAGTTACAGTAACTCTTTTGGTGTTATAAAAAATTGGAACACTGCAACTGCAAAAGTATACGGCACATATGCTTCACTGCCTTTTTAG
- a CDS encoding Ig-like domain-containing protein encodes MLISINNISATNATVNSTSYKTTADLTAPTVKSTDPTNKATNVAVNKAIKVTFSESIKKGTGWIELKTSSGKSVAVTTSISGNTLTITPKSSLTKGTTYVLYVHSKSITDLSGNKYVYSGSKTFKTDGTAPTIKSTSPTNKATNVAVNKAIKVTFSESIKKGTGWIELKTSSGKSVAVTTSISGNTLTITPKSNLTPGTKYTLLIHSGTVTDLSGNKYVYAGSKTFKTKSENMQAVWLPSSYVTYNTLNVTKLTKMGITDVFVKVSQTNYKSVLTSIFSKVSGTGINIHAWITCFYYNGSWINPQKNTTYVNSLISFISSVTKYSVNGKNVDGIHLDYVRYPGTAYKYTGATATITSFVQKVYNTVKAIDSSVAVSAALMPEGSVNAYYYGQNYTQLSNYLDFLVPMIYKGNYGYDSSTGTNSKGSSGTNWIASKVSYIVSQANGKPVIAGLQTYRSDNDVTAISASELQNDINAAISNGASGYALFRYGLIDDDL; translated from the coding sequence GTGCTGATTAGTATAAATAATATATCTGCCACCAACGCAACAGTAAACTCAACAAGTTATAAAACAACTGCGGATTTAACTGCACCAACCGTTAAAAGCACAGACCCCACAAATAAAGCAACAAACGTAGCAGTCAACAAAGCAATCAAAGTAACATTCAGCGAATCCATCAAAAAAGGAACAGGATGGATAGAATTAAAAACTAGCAGTGGAAAATCAGTAGCAGTTACAACAAGCATCAGCGGCAACACATTAACAATAACACCCAAAAGCAGCCTAACTAAAGGAACAACATACGTATTATACGTACATTCAAAAAGCATCACAGACTTATCAGGAAACAAATACGTATACTCAGGAAGCAAAACCTTCAAAACAGACGGCACAGCACCCACCATAAAAAGTACCAGCCCTACAAATAAAGCAACAAACGTAGCAGTCAACAAAGCAATCAAAGTAACATTCAGCGAATCCATCAAAAAAGGAACAGGATGGATAGAATTAAAAACTAGCAGTGGAAAATCAGTAGCAGTTACAACAAGCATCAGCGGCAACACATTAACAATAACACCCAAAAGCAACCTAACCCCCGGAACTAAGTACACATTACTCATACACTCTGGAACTGTAACAGATTTATCAGGGAATAAATACGTGTATGCCGGAAGCAAAACCTTCAAGACTAAATCGGAAAATATGCAGGCAGTTTGGTTACCATCGTCATATGTGACTTATAATACTTTAAATGTGACCAAATTAACAAAAATGGGCATCACCGATGTATTCGTAAAAGTCAGCCAAACCAATTATAAAAGCGTGCTTACATCTATTTTCAGCAAAGTCTCAGGAACAGGAATAAATATACATGCATGGATCACATGCTTTTATTATAATGGATCCTGGATCAACCCTCAAAAAAATACGACATACGTTAACAGTTTAATCAGTTTCATTTCAAGTGTTACAAAATACAGTGTAAACGGGAAAAATGTAGATGGAATACATCTAGATTATGTAAGATATCCGGGTACTGCTTACAAATATACGGGTGCAACAGCCACAATAACCTCATTTGTTCAAAAAGTCTATAACACAGTGAAAGCAATCGATTCATCAGTCGCAGTTTCAGCAGCACTAATGCCCGAAGGCTCAGTAAATGCTTATTATTATGGTCAAAATTACACTCAACTCTCAAATTACCTCGATTTCTTAGTACCGATGATCTACAAAGGAAATTATGGATACGACAGTTCAACAGGGACTAACAGTAAAGGGTCAAGTGGTACAAATTGGATAGCTTCAAAAGTATCATATATAGTTAGCCAGGCTAATGGAAAGCCAGTTATAGCTGGTCTTCAAACATATCGTTCAGATAATGACGTGACAGCAATATCTGCAAGTGAATTACAAAACGACATAAATGCGGCGATAAGCAATGGTGCATCAGGATATGCATTATTCCGATACGGATTAATAGACGATGACTTATAG
- a CDS encoding Ig-like domain-containing protein codes for MLIVLSLALLSINSIAAAAENQTENITNINGQNITNITNSSNTTNVQNSTKITNNSNITNSSNTTNVQKSTEAAGGSSYSKMKAVWLKAEDVSTLNVKTLQNLGITDVFVKTNLISSPTYQSVLTEVLQKLKGTNIRVHAWITCFMDANGNWVNPANETQRVFLINSIADIVKNYGIDGINLDYVRYPGTAYKYTNATWTITSFVQLVHDTVKSINSSVAVSADLMPEGSVNAYYYGQDYAQLAQYLDFLVPMIYKGNYGYDSSTGTNSNGKNGTSWIASTVAYIVSQANGTPVIAGLQTYRSDKNVTAIPASELQNDIDAAINNGSSGYALFRYGLINSSFSVDTTAPTITSTNPTNKATNIATNKTITVTFNEQIVMSSGWIDLYDSKGNLIPITTTISGNTLTITPKNKLTAGTTYSTAIHTGSLKDLSGNQIKLCGSTFTTAPADTTAPTITSTNPTNKATNIATNKTITVTFNEQIVMSSGWIDLYDSKGNLIPITTTISGNTLTITPKNKLTAGTTYSTAIHTGSLKDLSGNQIKLCGSTFTTDGTTFTTAQVNTAAASVKSYIETNNKLPNYVTIGSSQITMPQFLQLLVTGLLQINSGTNTAMVPGNIKAPTSPTGSYMYGNVYKTEYLSIAQSIKSYINSNGIAPNYASSSLGNIQYESLIYSYSKILNYYKTNGALPAYVLVDSSVTNTSVPSELQQYLQATTNCQVTNSQIQALAKSITSGKTSTYEKAVAIFNWVRDNTDYVFYSNSQQGAVTTLSKKSGNCCDLTHLLIALERAAGIPARYEHVNAKFSSGTWYGHVLAQVYVNGKWYSADASNNINTFGVIKNWDITTATIKGTYATLLF; via the coding sequence ATGCTAATTGTTTTGAGTTTAGCATTGCTCAGTATAAATAGCATAGCTGCCGCTGCAGAGAATCAAACCGAGAATATAACCAATATCAACGGACAAAATATTACCAACATAACAAATTCCAGCAACACGACAAATGTTCAAAACTCTACTAAGATTACCAATAATTCAAATATAACAAATTCCAGCAACACGACAAATGTTCAAAAGTCTACAGAAGCCGCTGGTGGAAGTTCATACTCAAAAATGAAGGCAGTTTGGTTAAAAGCTGAAGATGTAAGTACGTTAAATGTTAAAACACTTCAAAATTTAGGAATTACTGATGTATTTGTTAAAACCAATTTAATTTCATCCCCGACCTATCAAAGTGTCTTAACCGAGGTTCTACAGAAATTAAAGGGAACCAATATAAGAGTCCATGCATGGATTACATGTTTTATGGATGCCAATGGTAACTGGGTTAATCCAGCAAATGAAACTCAAAGAGTTTTTTTAATTAACAGCATCGCAGATATCGTAAAAAATTATGGTATAGACGGAATTAATCTAGATTATGTTAGATATCCTGGAACAGCTTATAAGTATACTAATGCAACATGGACCATAACATCATTCGTACAACTTGTTCATGATACAGTGAAATCCATCAATTCATCAGTCGCAGTTTCAGCAGATTTAATGCCAGAAGGATCAGTTAACGCATACTACTATGGTCAAGATTACGCTCAACTTGCACAATACCTCGATTTTCTAGTTCCAATGATTTACAAAGGAAATTATGGATATGACAGTTCAACAGGTACAAACAGTAATGGAAAAAATGGTACATCATGGATAGCTTCAACAGTGGCATATATAGTTAGCCAGGCTAATGGAACTCCAGTTATAGCGGGTTTACAGACTTACCGTTCAGACAAGAATGTAACAGCAATACCTGCAAGTGAATTACAAAATGACATAGATGCAGCAATAAACAATGGATCATCAGGATATGCACTATTTAGATATGGATTAATTAACAGTTCTTTTAGTGTTGACACCACAGCACCAACCATAACAAGCACAAATCCCACAAACAAAGCCACCAACATAGCAACCAACAAAACAATTACAGTAACCTTCAATGAACAGATAGTAATGAGTAGCGGTTGGATTGACCTTTATGATAGTAAAGGAAACCTAATACCAATAACAACCACCATTAGCGGAAACACACTAACAATAACACCCAAAAACAAATTAACCGCAGGAACAACATACAGCACAGCCATCCACACAGGAAGCCTAAAAGACCTCTCAGGCAACCAAATAAAACTCTGCGGAAGCACATTCACAACAGCACCAGCAGACACCACAGCACCAACCATAACAAGCACAAATCCCACAAACAAAGCCACCAACATAGCAACCAACAAAACAATTACAGTAACCTTCAATGAACAGATAGTAATGAGTAGCGGTTGGATTGACCTTTATGATAGTAAAGGAAACCTAATACCAATAACAACCACCATTAGCGGAAACACACTAACAATAACACCCAAAAACAAATTAACCGCAGGAACAACATACAGCACAGCCATCCACACAGGAAGCCTAAAAGACCTCTCAGGCAACCAAATAAAACTCTGCGGAAGCACATTCACAACTGATGGTACAACATTTACCACAGCACAGGTCAATACTGCAGCAGCGAGTGTAAAGTCATACATTGAAACCAACAACAAGTTACCTAATTATGTAACAATTGGTTCAAGTCAAATTACAATGCCGCAGTTCCTACAACTGTTAGTTACAGGTTTGCTACAAATCAATAGTGGAACAAATACCGCGATGGTACCTGGGAACATAAAAGCTCCTACAAGCCCAACTGGAAGCTACATGTATGGAAACGTATACAAAACAGAATATCTAAGCATTGCTCAATCAATTAAATCGTACATAAATTCAAATGGAATAGCTCCAAACTACGCGTCAAGCTCACTAGGGAACATTCAGTATGAGTCATTGATTTACAGTTATTCAAAGATACTTAATTACTACAAAACTAATGGTGCATTACCCGCTTATGTTTTAGTAGATTCATCAGTTACCAACACATCAGTACCTTCAGAGCTACAGCAGTACCTTCAAGCAACTACAAACTGTCAGGTGACCAATTCACAAATTCAGGCACTGGCAAAATCAATAACAAGCGGCAAAACTTCCACATACGAAAAAGCAGTGGCAATATTCAACTGGGTAAGGGACAATACAGATTATGTTTTCTATAGTAACAGTCAGCAGGGAGCTGTAACAACATTAAGCAAAAAATCAGGAAACTGTTGCGATCTTACTCACTTACTGATAGCTCTCGAAAGGGCCGCAGGAATACCTGCAAGATATGAGCATGTCAATGCTAAGTTTTCAAGCGGTACATGGTACGGGCACGTCCTCGCCCAAGTATATGTAAATGGTAAATGGTATAGCGCAGATGCCAGCAACAACATCAATACATTCGGCGTTATCAAAAATTGGGACATCACAACTGCGACAATAAAAGGTACATACGCCACACTGCTATTTTAG